A single region of the Rhodococcus sp. W8901 genome encodes:
- a CDS encoding helix-turn-helix transcriptional regulator: MSETGTETLLDGLRDVLVGRLSDIGRRFSTLLTETVPHTALVIFTRECTGRPRKIAGDPNIVDRVTIAELDSLRADLEHGQIHRGRATIAGSSRDVYAILDHTDTLLVVVPRGPLSRTVPLESVRAMFGLVATGIQLQVQGASPAYLAESRAASAERARTIAELTEVHATTLETLLSTLRSDDLDDTRARAAARETASAALIGLRTSVDTHREFAEESVVTAFARLRGELRGLLRHRNLDLDLVEPPVAGCAVPGEVAHAARAVVRGAVLALSAQGDVGRIRVAWTCPETELVVDIRDDGHGLADIADLDRQLRPRVETLGGTVEIESTPGWGSRVVAALPLHAPTAPTGHHALTDLGPRELEVLGHLVAGRRNRVIADRLGVSESTVKFHVAGVLRKLDVATRAEAAALGGEAGIRPIP; encoded by the coding sequence GTGAGCGAGACCGGAACCGAAACCCTGCTGGACGGCCTGCGCGATGTTCTGGTGGGGCGGCTCTCCGACATCGGACGCCGGTTCTCGACGCTGCTCACCGAGACGGTTCCCCACACGGCCCTGGTGATCTTCACGCGCGAGTGCACGGGCCGTCCCCGCAAGATTGCCGGCGACCCGAACATCGTCGATCGGGTGACGATCGCCGAATTGGATTCCCTGCGAGCCGATCTCGAACACGGTCAGATCCACCGCGGCCGCGCAACCATCGCGGGGAGCTCCCGCGACGTGTACGCGATCCTCGACCACACCGACACCCTGCTGGTCGTGGTTCCGCGCGGCCCGCTGTCCCGGACGGTGCCACTCGAGTCCGTCCGAGCCATGTTCGGGCTGGTCGCGACCGGTATCCAGTTGCAGGTGCAGGGCGCCAGCCCCGCCTACCTCGCCGAGTCCCGGGCGGCCTCCGCCGAGCGGGCCCGCACCATCGCCGAACTCACCGAGGTGCACGCGACCACGCTCGAGACGCTGCTCTCGACGCTGCGGTCCGACGACCTCGACGACACCCGCGCCCGCGCGGCGGCGCGCGAAACGGCGTCGGCGGCCCTGATCGGTCTGCGGACCTCGGTGGACACGCACCGGGAGTTCGCCGAGGAATCCGTCGTCACCGCGTTCGCCCGCCTCCGCGGTGAACTGCGCGGACTACTGCGCCACCGGAACCTCGACCTGGACCTGGTGGAGCCGCCGGTGGCCGGATGCGCCGTCCCCGGCGAGGTGGCCCACGCGGCCCGCGCCGTCGTCCGCGGCGCGGTACTCGCGTTGTCCGCGCAGGGAGACGTCGGCCGGATCCGGGTCGCCTGGACCTGCCCGGAGACCGAACTGGTGGTGGACATCCGCGACGACGGCCACGGCCTGGCCGACATCGCAGACCTGGACAGGCAACTGCGTCCCCGCGTCGAAACCCTGGGCGGGACCGTGGAGATCGAGTCGACGCCCGGCTGGGGTTCGCGGGTGGTCGCGGCACTGCCGCTGCACGCGCCGACGGCACCCACCGGGCACCATGCGCTCACCGACCTCGGCCCCCGCGAACTCGAGGTACTGGGGCACCTGGTGGCGGGACGTCGCAACCGGGTCATCGCCGATCGGCTCGGCGTCAGCGAGAGCACGGTGAAGTTCCACGTCGCGGGCGTTCTGCGCAAGCTCGACGTCGCAACCAGGGCCGAGGCCGCCGCCCTCGGTGGCGAGGCCGGTATTCGGCCGATCCCCTGA
- a CDS encoding S-(hydroxymethyl)mycothiol dehydrogenase codes for MPQQVRGVIARSKDAPVELVNITIPDPGPGEAVVAIAACGVCHTDLTYRDGGINDEFPFLLGHEAAGIVEAVGEGVDTVEVGDFVVLNWRAVCGKCRACKRGRPQYCFDTHNAKQKMTLEDGTELTPALGIGAFADKTLVHAAQCTKVDPTADPAVVGLLGCGVMAGMGAAMNTGNVTRGDSVAVIGCGGVGDAAIMGSRLAGANKIIAIDRDAKKLEWAVELGATHTVDASKVDDVVEAIQELTDGFGTDVVVDAVGRPETWKQAFYARDLAGTVVLVGVPTPDMTLEMPLVDFFSRGGSLKSSWYGDCLPERDFPMLVDLYQQGRLPLEKFVTERIKLEDVEQAFETMHRGEVLRSVVVL; via the coding sequence ATGCCGCAGCAGGTACGGGGCGTCATCGCCCGCTCGAAGGATGCGCCCGTCGAACTCGTGAACATCACGATTCCGGATCCCGGACCGGGTGAGGCCGTCGTCGCGATCGCGGCGTGCGGCGTGTGCCACACCGACCTCACCTACCGTGACGGCGGCATCAACGACGAGTTCCCGTTCCTCCTCGGACACGAGGCAGCGGGCATCGTCGAGGCCGTCGGCGAGGGTGTCGACACCGTCGAGGTCGGCGACTTCGTCGTACTCAACTGGCGTGCGGTGTGCGGAAAGTGCCGCGCCTGCAAGCGCGGTCGCCCGCAGTACTGTTTCGACACGCACAACGCCAAGCAGAAGATGACCCTCGAGGACGGCACCGAACTGACGCCGGCCCTGGGCATCGGTGCGTTCGCCGACAAGACCCTCGTCCATGCCGCGCAGTGCACCAAGGTCGATCCCACCGCCGATCCGGCCGTCGTCGGCCTGCTCGGCTGCGGCGTCATGGCCGGCATGGGTGCCGCCATGAACACCGGCAACGTCACCCGCGGCGACTCGGTGGCCGTGATCGGCTGCGGCGGCGTCGGCGACGCCGCGATCATGGGGTCGCGTCTGGCCGGCGCGAACAAGATCATCGCGATCGACCGTGATGCCAAGAAGCTCGAGTGGGCCGTCGAACTCGGCGCCACCCACACCGTCGACGCGTCGAAGGTCGACGACGTCGTCGAGGCGATCCAGGAACTCACCGACGGCTTCGGCACCGACGTCGTGGTCGACGCCGTCGGCCGCCCCGAGACCTGGAAGCAGGCGTTCTACGCGCGCGATCTCGCCGGCACCGTCGTCCTCGTCGGCGTGCCCACCCCGGACATGACGCTCGAGATGCCGCTGGTCGACTTCTTCTCGCGCGGCGGCTCACTCAAGTCGTCGTGGTACGGCGACTGCCTGCCCGAGCGCGACTTCCCGATGCTCGTCGACCTGTACCAGCAGGGTCGCCTGCCGCTCGAGAAGTTCGTGACCGAGCGGATCAAGCTCGAGGACGTCGAGCAGGCGTTCGAGACGATGCACCGCGGCGAGGTGCTGCGCTCGGTGGTGGTCCTGTGA
- a CDS encoding MBL fold metallo-hydrolase, which produces MSGALRVDRVVTSGTFELDGGTWDVDNNIWLVGDDDEVVVIDAAHTAQPIIDAVGGRKVVGIVCTHGHNDHVTVAPELAEKLDAPILLNPADDVLWQMTHPGVRHQALEDGQRIAVAGTEIQAIHTPGHSPGSTCLYLPEAGELFSGDTLFSGGPGATGRSFSDFPTIIGSIRDKLFALPAETRVHTGHGDGTTLGTESPHLEEWIARGN; this is translated from the coding sequence GTGAGCGGCGCGTTGCGCGTCGACCGCGTCGTCACGTCGGGAACGTTCGAACTCGACGGCGGCACCTGGGATGTCGACAACAACATCTGGCTCGTCGGTGACGACGACGAGGTGGTGGTGATCGACGCCGCGCACACCGCGCAGCCGATCATCGACGCCGTCGGCGGCCGCAAGGTGGTCGGGATCGTGTGCACGCACGGTCACAACGACCACGTCACCGTCGCACCGGAGCTGGCCGAGAAGCTGGACGCCCCGATCCTGCTGAACCCGGCCGACGACGTCCTGTGGCAGATGACCCACCCGGGTGTCCGACACCAGGCGCTCGAGGACGGTCAGCGGATCGCCGTGGCGGGCACCGAAATCCAGGCCATCCACACCCCGGGCCACTCTCCCGGCTCGACGTGCCTGTACCTGCCCGAGGCCGGCGAGCTGTTCTCCGGCGACACCCTGTTCTCCGGGGGTCCGGGCGCCACCGGCCGCTCGTTCTCGGACTTCCCGACGATCATCGGGTCGATCCGCGACAAGCTGTTCGCGCTGCCCGCCGAGACCCGCGTGCACACCGGGCACGGCGACGGCACCACCCTCGGCACCGAGTCGCCGCACCTCGAGGAGTGGATCGCGCGGGGCAACTGA
- a CDS encoding CG0192-related protein, which translates to MAILHAAQLSPSKPELIAAWMLAAPYYSGGAPTLTPVGAYRFDDPAGEVGIETHLVRDADGTIYQVPLTYRSAPLAGARLAGEMEHSVLGHRYVYDATTDPVYVQQLLATIYGGGREVEQYVEVEGSEPRLIDNTAYASGSGVTGAPTPTVTGVGVAADGPDTVISAGGTTVVVHHRPLDVEPGGPVLQGEWDGGRGVFASVR; encoded by the coding sequence ATGGCCATCCTGCATGCCGCACAGCTGTCGCCCTCCAAGCCCGAACTGATCGCAGCCTGGATGCTGGCGGCGCCCTACTACTCGGGCGGGGCGCCCACGCTCACGCCGGTCGGTGCGTACCGCTTCGACGATCCCGCCGGCGAGGTCGGCATCGAGACGCACCTGGTGCGCGACGCCGACGGCACGATCTACCAGGTGCCCCTGACCTACCGCTCGGCACCGCTCGCGGGGGCACGGCTGGCGGGCGAGATGGAGCACTCGGTGCTCGGGCACCGCTACGTGTACGACGCCACCACCGACCCCGTCTACGTGCAGCAGTTGCTCGCGACGATCTACGGCGGTGGCCGTGAGGTGGAACAGTACGTCGAGGTCGAGGGCTCCGAGCCGAGGCTGATCGACAACACCGCCTACGCGTCGGGCAGCGGTGTGACCGGCGCCCCGACGCCCACCGTCACCGGTGTCGGCGTCGCCGCGGACGGCCCGGACACCGTGATCAGTGCGGGTGGGACCACCGTCGTGGTGCACCACCGCCCGCTCGATGTCGAGCCAGGCGGGCCGGTCCTGCAGGGCGAATGGGACGGCGGCCGAGGAGTTTTCGCGTCGGTGCGCTGA
- a CDS encoding heme-dependent oxidative N-demethylase family protein has protein sequence MDSRVPPRVAAFPFPFPRDTYRYSTNVEPAGGRAVTAAGGWGEHVVDVDERYLTELAERDRILAADPARFQALPHMEIAQWDAMLTIMRSLAASYPRVMSLERDGGIWRWTNHAIDLEQAFVHGERATLPEPPLRFIGRQIQEDVVLLDQREGQLWGDAGLVTFAADWSLRFDVGMSFLQIHGPVPRIHAEGVVTRAQSFLMRLETGQQFRRTNWTLTVDGRLDTSTETYPEWGRDRRALADGPLAEVGERLHLRVEVQHLIRLGASGAIMFLVRTHMLPFTDIVLVPEWAQRLHAVLSELPDDMAEYKGITRIRQPGIDWLARYGVRFGS, from the coding sequence ATGGATTCCCGGGTGCCGCCGCGGGTGGCCGCCTTCCCGTTCCCGTTCCCCCGCGACACCTACCGGTACAGCACCAACGTCGAGCCCGCCGGCGGCCGCGCGGTGACCGCCGCGGGTGGCTGGGGCGAGCACGTCGTCGACGTCGACGAGCGCTATCTGACCGAACTCGCCGAACGCGACCGCATCCTGGCGGCGGATCCCGCCCGGTTCCAGGCGTTGCCGCACATGGAGATCGCGCAGTGGGACGCGATGCTCACGATCATGCGGTCGCTGGCGGCGTCGTATCCGAGGGTGATGTCGCTCGAGCGTGACGGCGGGATCTGGCGGTGGACCAACCACGCCATCGACCTCGAGCAGGCGTTCGTGCACGGGGAACGGGCGACGCTGCCGGAGCCGCCGCTGCGGTTCATCGGCCGGCAGATCCAGGAGGACGTCGTGCTGCTCGACCAGCGCGAGGGGCAGCTGTGGGGCGACGCGGGCCTGGTGACGTTCGCGGCGGACTGGTCGCTACGGTTCGACGTCGGCATGAGCTTCCTGCAGATCCACGGCCCCGTCCCACGGATCCACGCCGAGGGCGTTGTCACGCGAGCGCAGAGCTTCCTGATGCGGCTCGAGACGGGACAGCAGTTCCGGCGGACCAACTGGACGCTCACGGTCGACGGCCGGCTCGACACCTCCACCGAGACGTACCCGGAGTGGGGGCGGGACCGGCGGGCGCTCGCGGACGGTCCGCTCGCAGAGGTGGGGGAGCGGCTGCACCTGCGGGTGGAGGTGCAGCACCTGATCCGCCTCGGCGCCTCGGGCGCGATCATGTTCCTGGTCCGCACCCACATGCTGCCGTTCACCGACATCGTGCTGGTCCCCGAGTGGGCGCAGCGGCTGCACGCCGTCCTGTCCGAGCTGCCCGACGACATGGCCGAGTACAAGGGCATCACCCGGATCCGGCAGCCCGGCATCGACTGGCTGGCGCGCTACGGCGTCCGATTCGGGAGCTGA
- a CDS encoding PDR/VanB family oxidoreductase, with amino-acid sequence MLVVGSLADLTDDVRHVRLVDPAGADGRPRRNSYSLTGSGVEPGAYSISVRRDDAGRGGSLWIHALSLGESVEVSRPRSAFAPVSTARHHVLVAGGIGVTPILSHARAAARWGRSFEVHYVFRDGDGPHLDDLGRLCGKRLRAYRGADELWSALGPALLDRPLGTHLYTCGPAPLIDEVSRRARAVGWPPQRIHHEHFGFADLDPGTAFTVRLRRTGVDVDVPSGTSMLDALERRGVAVPSLCRQGVCGECRVPVAAGAVAHRDLYLTDAEKAAGDCVMPCVSGAGGPRLELEL; translated from the coding sequence ATGCTCGTAGTCGGCTCGCTCGCCGACCTCACCGACGACGTCCGGCACGTGCGTCTCGTCGACCCTGCCGGGGCGGACGGACGTCCGCGGCGGAACTCGTACTCGCTCACCGGGTCCGGGGTAGAGCCCGGCGCCTACTCGATCTCGGTTCGCCGTGACGACGCCGGCCGCGGCGGGTCGCTGTGGATCCACGCCCTGAGTCTCGGCGAGAGCGTCGAGGTGAGTCGTCCGCGCAGCGCGTTCGCGCCGGTGTCGACCGCCCGGCATCACGTGCTGGTCGCGGGCGGGATCGGGGTCACGCCGATCCTCTCGCACGCCCGGGCGGCCGCGCGGTGGGGACGCTCGTTCGAGGTGCACTATGTGTTCCGGGACGGCGACGGTCCACACCTCGACGATCTCGGCAGGCTGTGCGGCAAACGTTTACGGGCCTATCGGGGCGCGGACGAGCTGTGGTCGGCGCTGGGGCCGGCCCTGCTCGACCGCCCGCTCGGCACCCACCTCTACACGTGCGGTCCCGCGCCGCTGATCGACGAGGTGAGCCGTCGTGCGCGCGCCGTGGGCTGGCCGCCGCAGCGAATCCATCACGAACACTTCGGGTTCGCCGACCTCGATCCGGGAACGGCGTTCACCGTCCGGTTGCGGCGCACCGGCGTCGACGTCGACGTTCCGTCCGGGACGAGCATGCTCGACGCGCTGGAACGGCGCGGGGTGGCGGTGCCGAGCCTGTGCCGTCAGGGTGTGTGCGGCGAATGCCGTGTCCCGGTTGCCGCGGGTGCCGTCGCACACCGCGATCTCTATCTGACCGACGCCGAGAAGGCTGCCGGTGACTGTGTGATGCCGTGCGTGTCCGGTGCCGGAGGACCCCGATTGGAGCTGGAACTGTGA
- a CDS encoding dimethylamine monooxygenase subunit DmmA family protein, producing the protein METTSVPRWDVEARARVLVAGFAGRRVSWLRMPPGWTAGAEAVLGRELAAARVGWRLVLVGDEVTVLQARALATAAGALDQEILSDVVGTDLRRVYCAHCHQVHATDSAPGERCTCLTCGATLVVYHHVSRRHGAYLGYMCDAEERP; encoded by the coding sequence ATGGAAACCACCAGCGTGCCGCGGTGGGACGTCGAGGCGCGGGCGCGGGTGCTAGTCGCGGGCTTCGCCGGACGGCGCGTCAGTTGGCTGCGAATGCCGCCCGGGTGGACGGCGGGCGCCGAGGCCGTCCTGGGTCGCGAGTTGGCGGCGGCCCGCGTCGGATGGCGCCTGGTCCTGGTCGGCGACGAGGTGACGGTGCTGCAGGCGCGGGCGCTGGCCACCGCCGCCGGCGCGCTGGACCAGGAGATCCTCTCCGACGTGGTCGGCACCGACCTGCGGCGCGTGTACTGCGCGCACTGCCATCAGGTGCACGCCACGGACTCGGCGCCGGGCGAGCGCTGCACGTGCCTCACCTGCGGTGCCACGCTCGTCGTCTACCACCACGTCTCGCGCCGTCACGGCGCCTATCTCGGATACATGTGCGATGCGGAGGAACGCCCTTGA
- a CDS encoding cupin domain-containing protein, giving the protein MSDTATTPAFRVTPDFWKSLPQMPRTEFPGTEGYIADVYPNPDGSAMAAGYFELVHTDAPLDYVYDYDEMKVVLDGRFRLENLDTGQVEEAGPRDAIFFPAGSRIRFTTPDRALAFYVGLRSFAP; this is encoded by the coding sequence ATGTCCGACACCGCCACCACGCCCGCGTTCCGGGTCACCCCGGACTTCTGGAAGTCGCTGCCGCAGATGCCCCGGACGGAGTTCCCCGGCACCGAGGGCTACATCGCCGACGTCTACCCCAACCCCGACGGGTCGGCGATGGCCGCCGGCTACTTCGAGCTGGTCCACACCGACGCGCCGCTCGACTACGTCTACGACTACGACGAGATGAAGGTGGTGCTCGACGGCCGGTTCCGGCTCGAGAACCTCGACACCGGCCAGGTGGAGGAGGCGGGGCCACGCGATGCGATCTTCTTCCCGGCGGGCTCCCGGATCCGGTTCACCACCCCCGACCGCGCATTGGCGTTCTACGTCGGCCTGCGCTCGTTCGCACCCTAG
- the glnT gene encoding type III glutamate--ammonia ligase — MALDPADLTVMRLPATATPDAPAHSDLAALARATDTRFILAVFTNLTGKPCAKLVPVEAADELQYDGVGFAGYAAAAMGQQPQDPDLVAIPDLTSFTPIPFVRPGLALVHCDPHVEGTPWPFAPRVILRKVLAQAAELGLDVKIGTEIEYFLVDRDEHGVLRTADALDTSRRPCYDARDVTRMYEHLTAISAAMNQLGWGNYANDHEDGNGQFEQNFQYADALTTADRVMTLRYLISVLAEQRGMTATFMPKPFADRTGSGMHMHLSLWRDGSPVFPDAADPRGLGLSSTAYSFIGGLLDHACALQGVLAPTVNSYKRTGALSTSGGATWSPRRPTYGGNDRTHYLRVPDGNRVELRGGDGSANPYLASAATVAAGLDGIRRGIDPGEPGSGIDPGPAGSGSGADVLPMTLLHAMDALAADTVVTGALDAAGAGVADYFTALKRDEFFDWHNTVTPWEVDSYLTAF; from the coding sequence ATGGCGCTCGACCCCGCCGATCTGACCGTGATGCGCCTGCCGGCCACCGCGACGCCGGACGCCCCCGCACACTCCGACCTCGCCGCGCTGGCCCGGGCCACCGACACCCGCTTCATCCTCGCGGTGTTCACCAACCTCACCGGCAAGCCGTGCGCCAAGCTCGTCCCGGTCGAAGCGGCCGACGAACTCCAGTACGACGGCGTCGGATTCGCCGGCTACGCCGCCGCGGCGATGGGCCAGCAGCCACAAGACCCCGATCTGGTCGCGATCCCCGACCTCACGTCCTTCACCCCGATCCCGTTCGTCCGGCCCGGTCTCGCGCTGGTGCACTGCGACCCGCATGTCGAGGGCACACCCTGGCCGTTCGCGCCGCGGGTGATTCTGCGAAAGGTGCTCGCGCAGGCCGCCGAACTGGGCCTGGACGTCAAGATCGGCACCGAGATCGAATACTTCCTCGTCGACCGCGACGAGCACGGGGTGCTGCGCACCGCCGACGCCCTCGACACCTCCCGCCGACCCTGCTACGACGCCCGCGACGTCACCCGCATGTACGAACACCTCACCGCGATCTCGGCCGCGATGAACCAGCTGGGCTGGGGCAACTACGCCAACGACCACGAGGACGGCAACGGCCAGTTCGAACAGAACTTCCAGTACGCCGACGCCCTCACCACCGCCGACCGCGTCATGACCCTGCGCTACCTCATCTCGGTGCTTGCCGAACAGCGCGGCATGACGGCGACATTCATGCCCAAGCCGTTCGCCGACCGCACCGGCAGCGGCATGCACATGCACCTGTCGCTGTGGCGCGACGGCTCCCCGGTGTTCCCGGACGCCGCCGACCCCCGCGGCCTGGGCCTGTCGAGCACCGCGTACTCGTTCATCGGCGGTCTCCTCGACCACGCCTGCGCGCTGCAGGGCGTGCTGGCGCCGACGGTGAACTCCTACAAGCGGACCGGTGCGCTGTCCACCAGCGGCGGCGCGACGTGGTCGCCACGGCGGCCCACGTACGGCGGCAACGACCGCACCCACTACCTGCGCGTGCCCGACGGCAACCGGGTGGAGCTGCGCGGCGGCGACGGCTCCGCCAACCCGTACCTCGCGTCCGCCGCGACCGTCGCGGCCGGGCTCGACGGGATCCGCCGCGGCATCGACCCCGGCGAGCCGGGCAGTGGCATCGACCCCGGCCCGGCGGGGAGCGGCTCCGGCGCCGACGTCCTGCCGATGACGCTGCTACACGCGATGGACGCCCTCGCCGCGGACACCGTCGTGACCGGCGCGCTCGACGCGGCCGGGGCGGGTGTCGCCGACTACTTCACTGCCCTCAAGCGTGACGAGTTCTTCGACTGGCACAACACGGTGACGCCGTGGGAGGTGGACAGCTACCTGACCGCGTTCTGA
- a CDS encoding class II glutamine amidotransferase, whose translation MCGIVGLHLREPSLYPKLGELLTGMLGQMVDRGPDSAGMAIYGDPTWSPPGHATVTLLDAGVTAEALAAAVGSALGTTVVGIGAGPNAVLHAPVPASALADAALGEAPGAILIGFGDAVAVLKGMGDPVDLAHRFGLPQASGWQGVAHTRMATESAVTAAGSHPFAVGSDQCLVHNGSFSNHLSVKRELEAEGVAFDSENDTEVGARFVAKQLAEGVDLEKALRLLGERFDGFYTLLVSTEDSFAVVRDPIACKPAIIAEHDRYVAMASEYRALAGLPGIADARIFEPEPEEVYVWHR comes from the coding sequence ATGTGCGGAATCGTCGGGCTCCATCTGCGGGAGCCCTCGCTGTACCCGAAACTCGGTGAGCTACTCACGGGGATGCTGGGCCAGATGGTGGACCGCGGGCCGGACTCGGCCGGGATGGCCATCTACGGTGACCCCACGTGGTCGCCGCCCGGGCACGCGACTGTGACCCTGCTCGACGCCGGCGTCACTGCGGAGGCGTTGGCCGCCGCGGTCGGGAGCGCGCTCGGCACCACGGTCGTCGGCATCGGCGCCGGACCGAACGCGGTGCTGCACGCGCCGGTTCCGGCCTCGGCACTGGCCGACGCGGCACTGGGTGAGGCCCCCGGCGCCATCCTCATCGGGTTCGGCGACGCCGTCGCGGTGCTCAAGGGCATGGGCGACCCCGTCGATCTCGCGCACCGGTTCGGACTGCCGCAGGCATCCGGCTGGCAGGGCGTCGCGCACACCCGGATGGCCACCGAATCCGCTGTCACCGCAGCGGGTTCGCACCCGTTCGCCGTCGGCTCCGACCAGTGCCTGGTCCACAACGGCTCGTTCTCCAATCACCTGAGCGTCAAGCGCGAGCTCGAGGCCGAGGGCGTCGCGTTCGACAGCGAGAACGACACCGAGGTCGGTGCCCGCTTCGTCGCGAAGCAACTCGCCGAGGGCGTCGACCTCGAGAAGGCACTGCGCCTGCTCGGCGAGCGCTTCGACGGCTTCTACACCCTGCTGGTGTCCACCGAGGACTCCTTCGCCGTCGTCCGCGATCCCATCGCGTGCAAGCCCGCGATCATCGCCGAGCACGACCGGTACGTCGCGATGGCGTCCGAGTACCGCGCCCTGGCCGGCCTGCCCGGCATCGCCGACGCCCGCATCTTCGAACCCGAGCCGGAAGAGGTTTACGTATGGCACCGCTGA
- a CDS encoding protein glxC — translation MAPLTATPTTYDVSEIGTRELNAALQSTAAPAAVAVVEPAGAHALACGLDAPIDVRIEGHVGYYAAGMNQQANVVVDGNSGVGVAENMMSGTVRVTGDASQSAGATAHGGLLVIEGNAAARCGISMKGVDIVVGGSIGHMSAFMGQAGRLVVLGDAGEALGDSLYEARIYVRGTVASLGADCIKKEMRDEHLTELRELLGAAGFDADPTEFSRYGSARRLYNFHVDNASSY, via the coding sequence ATGGCACCGCTGACCGCCACCCCGACCACGTACGACGTGTCGGAGATCGGCACCCGCGAACTCAACGCCGCACTGCAGTCGACCGCGGCCCCCGCGGCCGTCGCCGTCGTCGAACCCGCCGGCGCGCATGCCCTGGCATGCGGTCTGGACGCTCCGATCGACGTCCGCATCGAGGGCCACGTCGGCTACTACGCGGCCGGGATGAACCAGCAGGCGAACGTCGTCGTCGACGGGAACTCGGGCGTCGGTGTCGCCGAGAACATGATGTCCGGCACCGTCCGCGTCACCGGCGACGCGTCCCAGTCCGCGGGTGCCACCGCGCACGGCGGGCTGCTGGTGATCGAGGGCAACGCCGCCGCCCGGTGCGGCATCTCGATGAAGGGCGTCGACATCGTCGTCGGCGGCAGCATCGGCCACATGAGCGCGTTCATGGGACAGGCCGGACGCCTCGTCGTCCTCGGCGACGCCGGTGAGGCCCTGGGCGATTCGCTGTACGAGGCCCGCATCTACGTGCGCGGCACCGTCGCCTCGCTCGGCGCCGATTGCATCAAGAAGGAAATGCGCGACGAGCACCTCACCGAACTGCGAGAACTACTGGGCGCGGCCGGATTCGACGCCGACCCCACCGAATTCAGCCGGTACGGCTCGGCCCGCCGGCTCTACAACTTCCACGTCGACAACGCCTCGTCCTACTGA